One Rosa chinensis cultivar Old Blush chromosome 5, RchiOBHm-V2, whole genome shotgun sequence genomic region harbors:
- the LOC112166274 gene encoding UDP-xylose transporter 1, whose protein sequence is MGEMTGFQLGVIGALFLSVASSVSIVICNKALMSNLGFPFATTLTSWHLMVTFCTLHVANRLNFFESKSIDMKTVILFGILNGVSIGLLNLSLGFNSVGFYQMTKLAIIPFTVLVETLFLKKQFSQQIKFSLFLLLVGVGIASVTDLQLNFVGTILSLLAIITTCVGQILTNTIQKRLNVSSTQLLYQSAPFQAAILFVSGPVVDQFLTKQSVFSHKYSPIVLVFIILSCLIAVSVNFSTFLVIGKTSPVTYQVLGHLKTCLVLGFGYTLLHDPFTERNIIGILVAIFGMGLYSYFCAQENKKKQAADVKDGAPLLSQDKDSHEVKKLTKNSLV, encoded by the exons ATGGGAGAAATGACTGGCTTCCAATTGGGCGTTATTGGTGCACTGTTCCTTTCAGTGGCATCATCTGTGTCCATTGTTATATGCAACAAAGCCTTGATGAGCAACCTTGGCTTCCCATTTG CAACAACACTTACCAGTTGGCATCTCATGGTAACTTTCTGCACACTTCATGTGGCAAATCGTCTCAATTTCTTCGAGAGCAAGTCAATTGACATGAAGACTGTCATTCTCTTTGGCATTCTAAATGGTGTTTCCATTGGACTACTCAATTTGAGTCTGGGATTCAATTCTGTTGGGTTCTACCAG ATGACCAAGCTTGCAATCATACCATTTACTGTGTTAGTGGAGACTCTTTTCCTGAAAAAGCAATTCAG CCAGCAAATAAAGTTCTCTCTCTTCCTATTACTTGTTGGAGTTGGCATTGCCTCTGTGACAGACCTCCAGCTCAATTTTGTTGGAACCATTCTCTCGCTTCTAGCCATCATAACAACCTGTGTTGGACAAATT CTAACAAACACAATACAGAAGAGGCTCAATGTTTCTTCTACTCAGCTACTCTACCAGTCAGCACCTTTTCAAGCAGCTATTCTTTTCGTCTCCGGACCTGTGGTGGATCAGTTCCTCACCAAGCAAAGCGTCTTTTCCCACAAATACTCCCCCATAGTCTTG GTATTCATCATACTCTCATGCCTGATAGCTGTCTCTGTGAACTTTAGCACCTTTTTGGTGATTGGCAAGACATCACCAGTGACATATCAAGTGCTAGGGCACCTCAAGACATGCCTTGTTCTAGGATTCGGCTATACATTACTACATGACCCTTTCACTGAGAGGAACATAATCGGAATTCTGGTGGCCATTTTTGGGATGGGATTGTATTCATATTTCTGTGCACAagagaacaaaaagaaacaagcaGCTGACGTTAAGGATGGTGCTCCACTTTTGAGTCAGGATAAAGATAGCCATGAGGTTAAGAAATTAACCAAGAACTCTCTTGTTTGA